The genome window GTATGTTGCGGTGGTGTGCATTTAGTTAAGACGGCGTGTGCAAGCTACAGCAGCTGGTTTTGATTTCTGCCGGAGTACAGATAAAAAGAACAAATACGGTGCTATAATGAAAAAGTATTTAGTTTGTTCTATGGGTCAAAATTACTCAGCACCCACCTACCCATGAACTTTGGAATATCATCAACTTGTAAGTCTAAGATATCACCGAGTCCAATCTCAGGCACAGCTCTCTTTTGGCACGCATTAAACCGCTTAATGGGTGAGACTAAATACTTATGTTTGCCACGGATCTTCAAGGGGGGAAACAAGTCTACCTCTTCACCCCCAAGCCCATCATTAGAATCATCCAATGGAGGGTCTAGTTGGGCACGAGGGGGCAACACCACCGGGGGAGTTACAAAATCGTCAGAGGACGGACTATCCACCATCCCATTTTGATTACCTTGATCAATGTTCCCTGTAAATCGAtgcatatcaaattaaataacacCAATTACCAGAAAAGAACTAAACgagaacaaaatcaatagcgCACACAGACTGGTGTACACACTTGTTGCCTAACGAGCACAAacgcagaatatgttaggtcaCTATGCACACATGCCAAGCTAGACCCGCACACCACATTTCGAAAACAAGGTAGAATgtaataattcattaaaaatatCGAGGCATAGCAAATTAAATAACACCAATTACAAGAAAAGAACTAAACGATAACAAAATCAATAACGTACACAGACTGGTGCACACACTTCTTGCCTAACGAGCACAAACCCAAAATATGTTAGGTCACTATGCACACATGCCAAGCTAGACCCGCACACCACATTTCAAAAACAAGGTCGAATGAAATAATTCATTAAGAATATCGATGCATAGCAAATTAAATAACACCAATTATCAGAAAAGAACTAAACgagaacaaaatcaatagtgtACACAGACTGGTGCACACACTTGTTGCCTAACGAGCACAAACCCAAAATATGTTAGGTCACTATGCACACATGCCAAGCTAGACCTGCACACCACATTTCAAAAACAAAGTAGAAggaaataattcattaaaaatatgaaactGTTTGAAATTGCCAAATTCGTATTCACACAAAATATCCCACCGAATATAAAACAACCAAAACAATTGCCCCTTAAATACCAACACACACAAacatattaaagtttttaaaattgacaaaaCCATATTCAATGCATCCCAAGAAAAGAATAACGAACACGCACACAGGCAACAAATCAATTGTTTTTTCATAAATGTGTCAGAACGAACACAGCCAATATCTACAGCGCACATACCCAATTTAAACAACAACCCATCAATATTTAAATGTCTTCGTACAAATGCGTTACTTTAACTCTGCATATCCTAAATATTATATGAGCATAGAACAATGACTGTATCCGTGCACACACCGACCCCCACAGCTACACACACAGAAACACCataccaaattttaaaaaacctacTACCAATAACTCAATACGGAACCCAACCGGAACATTACTAGAACTGAAAAATACAAACGCTATGTACCTATCAAATTTCCAACAATTagtaaaaaggaaaaggaaaaaaaaactctcaCACACACTAGCATCCGAAACACCACACCCACACACTACCCCATTCATGAAACTGGATTTTCTGTCAAAGTTATATTAAAAGTTGTTGTAACCTTACACTGGCTCGCCAATTCTTTACACACCAATCAACACTTATTCCATACAGCTTAACTCACCATACATTTAAATAAAACCCCAAAGTTTACCAATTtctaagaattattattatgtcaGCAATGAaacgtatatatatagtatccaACTTTAATGGTTAGCCGTTTACTAGTACTCTAAACCTAGATTAGgtacgtaattttttttttagaaaaatattgcATATTATCGTAGATCTTGGGTGGTGAAAAAGATTGGGTACATACACCGCCCAACAAGTTTTACTGATATGTTGGAAAGGCTACTGTAAACATCAAAACCCTAACCCAAAATCATATAACCAAATCCCAAAAACTAAAACACCGCCCAACCTCGTCGCACCCCTAACTTCTACCGCCGCCATACCCACTACATCAAACCACCGTCTCCGCCGGTAACACCAATCACCGCCGCAAACCACCGCCAAACACAAAAGCAGGCAAACCCCAGACCCacgcaaaaaaataaaaacaaaatacctgGAACAACACCAAACGAACTCCTCCTAAGCCGCTTCAACCGCCTTGAAGAAGAACCAGCCATGGAGTATCTTTGTGGTGCACAAGCCGACGCTCTTGGCCTTGCGGAGATGCATACGACAATGAACAATGGTTTGGGgagcaaaaataaaaagaagacaataaaGAATGGGAAGCTATGGTTGGGAAGATGAAACACCAATCAAATAAaggaaacaattaaaaaaatcacctaaattaaaatggtaataaatacattaaattGCAAAAAGACTAAACAATCCTTTTCCATACTATAATTacctaaaaaatataaaatctaatCAAATTTGAACCCTTCAAAATAAGACAATAGATGATCAGGATTGAATCTCATGATCTCATTTAAATGATGTGATCTCACTGGATCCAAAtcctatacacacacatacacatagaTTTACAATCAAATGAGACTACACCTTCTTGTGAGACGGCGAGacacaacgtgagtgcacacagtttactacGCGGATACACACAGCatagtgcacacagtttagagTTGTACATTCGTAAAGTagactgtgtgcactcatgttgtGTCTCACCatctcacgggaaggtgttgttTCATACGAagtcaaccctatatatatatggttcagGTGAGAACACCTCCCCATGTAAAAAGTATGGACACATCCACACATACCTTCCCTCTTGATAAATCAAATATTAGGATTTTACCattactaaactttcaatttgCAACAATTAATGAACGTCGctcttaaaagttttcaataattataaattgtctctgttgacttttttttttactaaaaatgtCAATCATTGATAAACTTTGATAGCCGATTGAAATCAATCCTCACTTTTTACAAGAAAACGATGTCCTCATTTGATCATGCTCCTATATAGGCTTAGGGTCCATGAGAACACACCTTAGGAGGAAACTAAAAACAAATATCAGCATTACATCTATAAAAATAAGATGGatcaaatcaaatttttttttaaaatgcggtgacattttcataaatatcatCAACTTTATTTCGCAACTTAGAACACTATACTATGCACtttgtaacaactaaatgtGCATTCCtagataacttttaaaaaaacaattaaaaactaaatGTTAATCTAAATCGTAAATGTTAAACTCTATGAAGTAAAAGGTGAGccacaaaatcaaataaaactaaaaaaaactaagttataaactctaaaatccaaACCCTAGCTAAGTGCAATGCACTCATTTATGCAAGTGcaaatttttaatactataCGTGCACTTTGTTAATACTAAGCATGCATTTTGTCACAATTAAATGCGCATTTCTAGAAAATTTTGAGAAGTGTAGAGCATAGTGCTCTAGATTGCGCAGTAAAGTttgtgataattacgaaaatgcaatcgcatttcttttaatatttgacATGACCCGTTTGATTTTTTCCATATGTAGGGCTGAGATTGGTTTTTGTTAAGAACAAgtgtaatttagattttgatgataccaaagttATGAAATTTGAGTCCCAAattctttttactttttagacTTAGGAACTCAATTGCTCGATTCGAATAGTCCTAATAGTAATTCGAATAGTTACGTTTCAGATAGTTAGAAGACAAGCTTCGAACAGTTCAAGACCtgaagtatgtaaattatgtattttgaccCGGATACACCTTACAAGGTAGACCTagatccacataataatttgccaccCGTAAGACAATCTAATAGGAAAATTTGTCATAGACATTGTAAAAATTAgcatttacttttaaaatagagcaaataccaattttggtcccacgactattagaaaaatgacaattttggtctacatatttaatttctactaattttggtcccacgactattgttttaataccaattttcatccacgactattattttagtgccaaaatttatcgcACCGGTCACCCATATGTTTAGAAcctgcaaaaatctaaaattgttaagggtattttttgtccttttcaatttaatatcccaatttgagcatgaataaatgaaattaagtcCTAAGATCAATCAAAATTTACAGTTTTACTCcttattttaccttaatttgaggacaGGGGCGGAGCNgggggggggggggggggggggggacaatATGCTAGAGGAAATTTGCCGTGTCGACATTATAATTGAccgtactatattattatatatactatacattattgtaattattattgataatgatttctAATTATACTCTGTATGAGTACGATTGACACGAGTGTCGAtcattactttatatttttttttcatataacacaaaatatcataataataataacaacaacaacaacaacaacaacaacaacaagaacaacaacatttatttaaatataaattgtcaatttttttgagaaataaattgtcaattattttgtcaccaattttttttcataattaattgattttcattttactgaataacaatatttcaaaatttgagagataaagacaaaaatcaatatcacaaattaaacaatcaatattaatttttaatcatttcaacactaattatttaaacaagcaaatgtacatcttcaaagtgtaaataaataattaaaacacacaataaatcattaattaattaatcaacataactaataaaactaaagcatatatctcaaatttagagattttttaaaataaaatagatatttGATGCCCTCCATAATTAAAATCATGataaaaggaaaaagataaaaagaaaatggtgactttaattatttcatttatttctttctatttaatgaatttaaactttaatatatattttgagttcacttaatataaacataatagattattttttaaaaaaaaattagaggggGGGCCAAAAGTGTATTTATCCAtactatatcaatatatacatacatatttattaaaatatttttaggtgGGGAAGGGGGTGGGGGTTGGGGGGGGGCAGGGCCCACTACCCCATAAGGTGCCTCCTCCCCTGTTTGAGGAGGAGAATTGCGAATTTTTATcaatcttaggacttaaatccatttattcatgctcaaattgggatattaagttgaaaaagacgAAAACACCcttaataattttagatttttgtacGCTTTAAACAGATGGGTGATCAGTGCGAttaattttggcactaaaataatagtcgtggatgaaaattggtactaaaacaatagtcatgtgactaaaattggtagaaattaaacatgtggacgaaaattattattttgctaatagtcgtgtcaccaaaattggtatttgctctattaaaatattatgaaattttataaagaGAGTTAACTAACCTTCAGAGTTCAGATAGAAGGTTAAAATCTTTAGATTACTGCAATAACATAATTAAGCATATAGATAGATTAATTGATGACTATGAAACTAACTTTAATATTACTTGTACATACATGCTGACATGCATGCATAtagtaacaaaaaaataaattataagtataGCCACGGTATTTGAAAATGATATGACTGATTTTCCAAGGgatattcatatttaaataaaactggattttattttatttgtttaaattgaCAGCACTGAGTTTTCTATAATATGCAGTGTAGACCAATTCAATTCAAGACGCGTGTTGACTTGAAGATCAACTCTGACCAAAGTTAACTCATCAAAAGCTTTTATACCCTCCCTGCCCAGAAGATGAAAACACAAGAAGCACAAAGGCAACCCAAGATAAAACATCAAATCAAATCCGGCCATGTCCCTTTTGCTATTGTTTTATCTCTTTT of Ipomoea triloba cultivar NCNSP0323 chromosome 3, ASM357664v1 contains these proteins:
- the LOC116011826 gene encoding uncharacterized protein LOC116011826 → MAGSSSRRLKRLRRSSFGVVPGNIDQGNQNGMVDSPSSDDFVTPPVVLPPRAQLDPPLDDSNDGLGGEEVDLFPPLKIRGKHKYLVSPIKRFNACQKRAVPEIGLGDILDLQVDDIPKFMGRWVLSNFDP